Within the Pseudomonas fulva genome, the region GGCACGCAGCAGGCTGGCATTGCCGCCCTGCCCGTCGCCACGTGGAATGCGCAGCAGCGCCAGCAGGGTGTCACGGCGCAGTTGCCCGGCTGGCGACTCGCCAAACACATGCAGGCCATCGCGAATCTGCGATTCCTTGAGGTCGCACAGGTAAGCGTCGAGCTGCGGCAGCCAGCTGGCAGGGTCGTCGTTGAGCTGCAGGCCCAGCTCACGGTCGAGGCTGGCCTCGCGCACCTTCTGCAGGATCTCGCCGCGCAGCTCGGCGGCGCGGCGCAGGTCGAGCTGGCTGGCGTCGTAGTATTCGTCGGCCAGGCGCTCCAGATCGCGCAGCGGGCCGTAGCTCTCGGCGCGGGTCAGCGGCGGCATCAGGTGGTCGATGATCACCGCCTGGGTGCGGCGCTTGGCCTGGGCACCTTCGCCGGGGTCGTTGACGATAAAGGGGTAGATATTCGGCAGCGCACCGAGGATCGCAGTCGGCCAGCAGCGTTCGGACAGCCCGACGCTCTTGCCCGGCAGCCATTCCAGGTTGCCGTGCTTGCCGACGTGGATCACCGCGTTGGCCCCGTATACGTGGCGCATCCAGCAATAGAAGGCCAGGTAGCCGTGGGGCGGCACCAGATCCGGGTCGTGGTAGACCGCTGCGGCATCGACCTGATAACCCCGTGCCGGCTGGATGCCGACGAAGGTCAGGCCGAAACGCAGGCCGGCGATCATCAGCCGGCCTGCGCGGAACATCGGGTCGTTCTCCGGCGCGCCCCAGCGTTCCAGCACCGCCTGGCGATTGGCCTCGGGCAGGGCGGCAAAGAAGCGCTGGTAGTCGTCCAGCGCCAGGCTCTGCGCACAGGCCCGCAGGTCGAGGTTGTCGAGGTCGTTGGTCACGCCACCGAGCAGCCCATGAATCAGCGCGGTGCCGCTGGCCGGCAGGCCCTCGACCGGGTAGCCCCGGGCTTGCAGGGCCCGGAGGATATTCAGCGCCGCCGCTGGCGTATCCAGACCGACGCCGTTGCCGATACGGCCATCACGGGTCGGATAGTTGGCCAGTACCAGGGCGATGCGTTTATCCACAGCCGGCAGGCGCTGCAGGTCAGCCTGACGGCGCGCCAGTTCGGCGACGAAATCCATGCCCGGCAGGTGCGCGCGGTAACAAACCACATCGCTCTGGCTGCGTTCGCTGCGCCAGGCCAGGCCCTTGAAGCTGATGGGCCGGGTGATCAGGCGGCCATCCAGCTCCGGCAGCGCGATATGCATGGCCAGGTCACGGGGGCCGAGGCCCTGGGCGTTGCCCTGCCATTGTTCTTCGCTGTCCAGCGCGCAGAGCGCCTGCAGCACTGGCACGTCACGGCGGAATGGCCGCGCCTGGGGCGACTCCGGGTTGGACTGGGCGAAGCCGGTGGTGTTGATGATCAGACTGGCGCCCGCGTCGTCGAGCCAGTCCTCGACCTGGGCCAGGCAGGCCGCCTCCTTGAGGCTGGCCACCGCGATGGGCAGCGGGTTGAGGCCCTGGGCCTGCAGGCGCTGGCAGAAGGTATCGACGAAGGCGGTGTTGGCCGCCTGCACATGGGTGCGATAGAACAGCAAGGCGGCAACCGGTGCATCCGCTCGCCAGTCGCCGCGCCAGTCCTGCAGCGAGGCATTGCCGATACGCGGGTGATAGAGGCCAACCCGCGGCAGCGGGTGCGGCGGCTGCCAGCCGTAGTCCCGGCCCAGGTAACGGTCGGCGATGCAGTTGAAGAACTGCCGCGCGTTATCCACACCGCCCTGGCGCAGGTACTGCCACAGGCGTTCGGCATCGTCGGCGGTCACGTTGCCCAGCGCCGTGAGCTCGGGGTCGGGGTTATCGCAACCCGGCACCAGGATCAGCGTCTTGCCCTGCCCTGCCAGCTCCACCAGCCGCTCGATGCCGTAGCGCCAGTAGCTGACGCCGCCGTGCACGGAAATCATGATCACCTTGGCGTGCCGGAGCACCTGCTCGACATAGAAGTCCACCGAGGCGTTGTTGCCCAGCTGCGCCGGGCTGGCCAGGCGCAGGCTGGGGTAATCCTCGGGCAGATGGCGGGCGACTTCGGCCAGCAACGACAGGTGCGAATCACCGGTGCACAGCACCACCAGCTCGGCGGGGGTCTGGCCGAGGTCGGCGATGCTGTCGGCCGGCAGCGACTGGCCGGGCTGGGTACGCAGCAGGTGCATGACGGGCGCCGGTTACGCCAGCGCCGCTTTCAGCTCGGCCGTGATGGCCGTGTGATCGAGTTCCTGGCCGATCACGATCAGGCGGGTCACCCGCGCTTCATCGGGCTTCCAGGCGCGGTCGAAGTGCTTGTCGAAGCGTTGACCAACGCCCTGCAGCAGCAATCGCATGGGCTTGTTCGGCACGGCGACGAAGCCTTTCACGCGCAGAATGCCGTGTTTGCCGACGACCTCTTTCAGGGCGTTCAACAGGCGCGCCTCGTGTGCTTCCGGTAGTTCCACGTGGAACGAGTCGAATTCGTCGTGATCGTGATCGTCGTCTTCATCGTCGTGGTGGGTGCGACGGCCCTCGATATGCAGCTCGGTCTCGCTGTTCAGGCCCAGCAGCACATCGAGCGGCAGCGAGCCGCCATGGGCCTCGACCACCTTGACCGCCGGCGGCAGCTCCTCGGCCACTTCGGCGCGCACCGCGGCCAGCGCCTCGGCATCGAGCAGGTCGGCCTTGTTGAGGATCACCAGGTCGGCGCTGGCCAGTTGGTCGGCGAACAGCTCGTGCAGCGGCGATTCGTGATCGAGGTTGGGGTCGAGCTTGCGCTGGGCATCGACCTGATCGGGGAAGGCGGCGAAGGTGCCGGTTGCCACGGCCGGGCTGTCGACCACGGTGATCACCGCATCGACGGTGCAGGCGTTGCGGATTTCCGGCCAGTTGAAGGCCTGCACCAGAGGCTTGGGCAGGGCCAGGCCGCTGGTTTCGATGAGGATATGGTCGAGATCGCCGCGGCGCTCCACCAGCTCGCGCATCACCGGGAAGAACTCTTCCTGCACGGTGCAGCACAGGCAGCCGTTGGCCAGTTCATAAACCCGGCCGTTGGCTTCTTCCTCGCTGCAGCCGATGGAGCACTGCTTGAGAATCTCACCGTCGATGCCCAGCTCGCCGAATTCGTTGACGATCACCGCGATGCGCCGGCCCTCGGCGTTTTCCAGCATGTGGCGCAGCAAGGTGGTCTTACCGGCACCGAGAAAGCCGGTGACGATGGTGACGGGAAGTTTGGCGAGCGTTTTCATGGTGGCCCCTGGCGTCTGCAGAAACGGCGAGCGGGCAATAGGATGGCAGGCACGAGCAGGGCTCACGCGAAGGCATCACCGGATCACCCCGCCCGGTTGTCGAAAGCGTTATCGAGGCAGGTCTCCTGGCTGGCAGGTCATGGCACGCGGCCGGCCTTCCCGGTCTCCCAGTGGCGATTGGCGACGCACTCGCTGCTTACAGTTGCGGGGGCAGCCACGGCGATCCGTGTTCCCTCTTGAACCTGTTAGAAGCCTTCTGAACAGGTTTCCTCTCCATGGCGACCCATGGAGAACCTCGAAGACCGCAAGGCTACGCAGAGCCTGGGTAACGGTCAATCGCGGCGCGACCTGCAGCATATTGACGCTCTGGCCGCTTCGTGGTGTTCTTGCCCGGTTGTTTCAGGTGTCTCACGCCGCCGCGCGTGAGGTGAAACGGGAAGCCGGTTAGAGTCCGGCGCTGCCCCCGCAACGGTAAGCGAATGCCAGGATCGTTTTGGCCACT harbors:
- the cobW gene encoding cobalamin biosynthesis protein CobW; amino-acid sequence: MKTLAKLPVTIVTGFLGAGKTTLLRHMLENAEGRRIAVIVNEFGELGIDGEILKQCSIGCSEEEANGRVYELANGCLCCTVQEEFFPVMRELVERRGDLDHILIETSGLALPKPLVQAFNWPEIRNACTVDAVITVVDSPAVATGTFAAFPDQVDAQRKLDPNLDHESPLHELFADQLASADLVILNKADLLDAEALAAVRAEVAEELPPAVKVVEAHGGSLPLDVLLGLNSETELHIEGRRTHHDDEDDDHDHDEFDSFHVELPEAHEARLLNALKEVVGKHGILRVKGFVAVPNKPMRLLLQGVGQRFDKHFDRAWKPDEARVTRLIVIGQELDHTAITAELKAALA
- the cobN gene encoding cobaltochelatase subunit CobN produces the protein MHLLRTQPGQSLPADSIADLGQTPAELVVLCTGDSHLSLLAEVARHLPEDYPSLRLASPAQLGNNASVDFYVEQVLRHAKVIMISVHGGVSYWRYGIERLVELAGQGKTLILVPGCDNPDPELTALGNVTADDAERLWQYLRQGGVDNARQFFNCIADRYLGRDYGWQPPHPLPRVGLYHPRIGNASLQDWRGDWRADAPVAALLFYRTHVQAANTAFVDTFCQRLQAQGLNPLPIAVASLKEAACLAQVEDWLDDAGASLIINTTGFAQSNPESPQARPFRRDVPVLQALCALDSEEQWQGNAQGLGPRDLAMHIALPELDGRLITRPISFKGLAWRSERSQSDVVCYRAHLPGMDFVAELARRQADLQRLPAVDKRIALVLANYPTRDGRIGNGVGLDTPAAALNILRALQARGYPVEGLPASGTALIHGLLGGVTNDLDNLDLRACAQSLALDDYQRFFAALPEANRQAVLERWGAPENDPMFRAGRLMIAGLRFGLTFVGIQPARGYQVDAAAVYHDPDLVPPHGYLAFYCWMRHVYGANAVIHVGKHGNLEWLPGKSVGLSERCWPTAILGALPNIYPFIVNDPGEGAQAKRRTQAVIIDHLMPPLTRAESYGPLRDLERLADEYYDASQLDLRRAAELRGEILQKVREASLDRELGLQLNDDPASWLPQLDAYLCDLKESQIRDGLHVFGESPAGQLRRDTLLALLRIPRGDGQGGNASLLRALASDLALDFDPLDCEMAAPWSGPRPDVLTGLSDEPWRSFGDTRERLELLGLQLIDGGESVGPLSAAVLHNLRSHIAPLLDACGDAEMRGLLDALDGRFVPSGPSGAPSRGRLDVLPTGRNFYSVDVRNLPTPTAWRLGVQAADRLLERHLQDEGDHLRQLGLSVWGTATMRTGGDDIAQAMALMGVRPVWQAGSGRVERFEVLPLEQLGRPRVDVTLRVSGFFRDAFANLIRLFDDAVQAVADLDEAPDMNPLSARVWQEALALQDGGLDELEARRQAGWRIFGSKPGAYGAGVQNAIEERLWENRADLAEVYLNWGGYAYGKGVEGAPAREQFAERLERMQAVLHNQDNREHDILDSNDYYQFQGGMLAAVETLCGARVASYFGDNSQPDTPRIRTLKQELGRVVRARAANPKWIEGMKRHGYKGAFELAATIDYLFAFDATSELVDDHQYALLTDAYLMDKGTRDFIQQHNPGALQDIIERLLEAQQRGLWQEPGEYREALENLLLDSEES